In the genome of Candidatus Binataceae bacterium, the window CGCGCATTGCTCGTCCGACGGCGGGTGCAGCGGCACATTCAGCGGCGCCGTGAAGGTCGCGCTCACACTGATCACACTGGTATGCGGGCCCTGCGCCTTGACCTGAAAATCATAGACGATCGAGGCATCGGGGTCCGGCTCGGCAGGGACCTTGCCCGCGATACCCCGTAGCTGCCCGCAGTCGGCGTCGGTCAGCGTAAAGCCGCCGACCGCCTGGGCTTCGAGGGCGCCCGCGTCGGGATTCTCCGTGATGATATGCAGAGCGTCCTGCACAACTACCGTGTGGAGCGCATCCCAGGCGAGATCATACGGTAGGTCCAGCTTGACCGCCGCACGGTTCGGCGCGAGCGGCCGCGCCTGCGGCGGATAGAAACATCCGGAAAGGATCGTGAGCGTAGCAATGATGCGGACAGCTTTCATGTGATTCAACGCGGCATCATAGCAGCCCTAGTCGATGGTCATAAGTTCCCACTTCCGGTCCGCATTAAACGGGACTGCGGCGCGCCCGCACCACGCTCCACTAAGCGCGGCTTTGTGGTAGAGTCGCGGCATAGCAGAAGTCGTTGTTTCATTCTCTGAGCGGAGGCGCGAGTCCAATGTCCGGCCATTCGAAATGGAGTTCAATCAAACATAAGAAGGCGGCGCGCGATCAGAAACGCGGCAAGGTTTTCACCAAGATGATCAAGGAGATCACGATCGCCGCGCGGCTCGGCGGTGGCGATGTCAATGCCAATCCGCGGCTGCGCACCGCCGTCGCCGCTGCAAAAGCGGGCTCGATGCCCAATGACAATATCGACCGCGCGATCAAGAAGGGTACCGGCGAGCTTGGCGGCGGCCAACTCGAACAGGTCGCTTACGAGGGCTACGGGCCGGGTGGCGTCGCGCTGATGCTCGATGTCCTGACGGATAATCGCAATCGCACGGTCTCGGAAATCCGCTTCATGCTCTCGAAGAGCGGCGGCAACCTCGGCGAATCCGGTTGCGTCGCCTGGATGTTCGAGCGGCGCGGCGCGATCACCGTCGAGAAGCAGGCGGCCGACGAGGATCGCTTGATCGAGCTCGCATTGGAGGCCGGCGCCGAGGACGTCATCGCCGCCGACGACGCCTTCCAGGTGATGACGCCGCCCGACAAACTCGCCGCCGTGCGCGACGCCCTCGAGGCGGCTAAGATCGCGATCGCCGCCGCGGAATTGACCATGGCGCCCAAGACCACTGTCAAGGTCAGCGGCCATCAGGCGGAGCAGGTGCTCAAGCTCATGGAGGACCTCGAAGAGCACGACGACGTGCAGAGCGTCGCGGCCAATTTCGATATCGATGACGAGGTGATGGCGCAGTTCTCGGCGGCTTAACGCTAGGCGGAGTGAGGCTCTGCGAACGGAGCCGAGCAGGCGAGTCTGCGAGTTGCGTTCCAAATTAAGTCGGCGGAGTGAGGCTCTGCGAACGAGCCGAGGGGCGGGGGGATGCGGATAATCGGGGTTGACCCAGGCAATGCGGCGACCGGGTTCGGGGTGGTCGAGCGGTGCGCAACGCTGGTCTGGGTAGGTGCGGGCTCGATCCGCAGCAATGGGATGTCGCGCGGGCCAGGCCGCCTCGCTGCACTGTACGAAAAGCTCCTCAACGTGATCGACGAATACTCCCCGGCCGCGATGAGCCTCGAACGCAGTTTCGTTGCGACCAACGTCCAGAGTGCTTTTACGCTCGGCGAGGCGCGCGCGGTCGCGATGCTCGCTGCGGCTCATCGCGGGCTCGAGGTCTTCGAGTACACGCCCACCGACGTCAAACTGACGATCGCCGGCTACGGCCGCGCCGACAAGGCGCAGGTCAAGCGGATGGTCCGGCGGACGCTCGAGTTGGATGAGGCCACGCCGTTGACCGATGACGCTGCTGACGCCCTCGCGATCGCGTTGACGCATCTGTTTCGCGCGCGCCTGGGTCTCGCGATTCGCGCCGCCGACGCCCAGCGGCGGATTAAATCCCGGGTGCGCGCATGATTGCTACGCTGAGCGGCCTGATCCTGCTGCGCGACGCCGGCCGCCTGATCGTCGAGACCGGCGGTGTCGGCTACGAAGTTTTTATCCCGTTGAGCACCTACTATCGCACGCCGGCGGCCGGCGCGCCGGTCAAACTAGAAATTCGGCAGGTGGTGCGGGAGGATGCGCTCACGCTCTACGGCTTTGCGAGCAGCGGCGAGAAGCGCGCCTTCGATCTCCTGATGAGCGTGCAGCATGTCGGTCCCAAGCTCGCGTTGCAGGTATTGTCGGTGCTCGCGCCCGACGAGTTGGCAGCCGCGATCACGCGTGAAGACACTGCCCGGCTCGACGCCGTGCCGGGGGTTGGCGCGAAGGTCGCCGAACGCATCGTGCGCGAACTGCGCGACAAGGTCGGCGGCCTGAGCCTCGCGGCGGCAGCCGTCGTGGACGGCGCAGTTAACGGGCGCGCCGGCGGCGACGGGATGCTCGACGACGCGATCTCTGCGCTGATCAATCTGGGCTACAAGCCGGTTGAGGCGAAGCGTGCGGTCGATGCGATCGGCGCGCCGGGCGCGGGCGATGAGCTCGAAGCGATCATCCGCAGATCGCTCGCCGTCATTCTTGGTGAGAAGTAAATCGCTCGGTGAGAAGTAATCGCGTTGAAAGATGCGCAAATGAAAGACCTCGCCCCGCTTGACGCGACGATCACCCGCGAGCGCGCCGCTGCGCCTGACGCCGAAGCGGTCGCGGCGCGCCGCGCCGCATCGCCGGCGCCCGCGGCCCTGATGGCCACCGCGCCGGCAGCCGGCGAAGAGCAAACCATCGACCTCTCCCTGCGGCCGCGCTCGATCACCGAATTCGTCGGCCAGGAACGCATCAAAAAAATTCTCGGGATGTCGATCGCGGCCGCGCGCCAGCGCGGCGAGGTGCTCGATCACGTGCTGTTTTCGGGCCCGCCCGGGCTCGGCAAAACGTCACTGGCGCATATCATCGCGCGCGAGCTCGGCGTCAACCTGCGCTCGACCTCCGGACCCGCCATCGAACGCGCCGGCGATCTCGCCGCGATCGTCAACGACCTCGACAAGGGCGACGTGCTCTTCATCGACGAAATTCATCGGCTGGCGCGCGTGGTCGAGGAGATCCTCTACCCGGCGATGGAGGACTTCGAGCTCAACATCGTTGTCGGCAAGGGACCCGGCGCGCGCACGATGCGCCTTGCGGTAAAGCCCTTTACGATGGTCGGCGCCACCACCCGCTCCGGGCTCTTGAGCTCGCCCCTGCGCGACCGCTTCGGCCAGCACTATCATCTCGATTTCTATGCGCACGACGAACTGGCGGAGATTGTGCGACGATCGGCGCGGCTGCTCAACGTCAGGATGAACGATGACGGCGCGGCCGAGCTCGCCGCCCGCGCCCGCGGCACCCCGCGGATCGCCAACCGCCTGCTGCGGCGGGTGCGCGATTTCGCCCAGGTTCACGACGCCGCGATCGTCACGCGCGAGGTCGCGCTCGGCGCCCTCGAGTTGCTCGAAATCGACGCCTGCGGCTTCGACCGGATGGATCGCGCGATCCTTGCTGCGATCATCGACAAGTTTGACGGCGGTCCGGTCGGCGTCGAAAGCCTCGCCGCCGCCGTCGGCGAAGAGGCCGACACCATCGGCGAGGTCTACGAACCCTACTTGCTGCAGGAGGGGTTTGTGGCGCGGACCGCGCGCGGACGCGTCGCGACACCGCGCGCTTACAGTCATCTCGGGCGCACCCGCCGCGGCGCCTTGTTGTAAGATCTGCCTGCTCGCTCGGTTTCATTTCGCTTGAAATGCTCT includes:
- a CDS encoding YebC/PmpR family DNA-binding transcriptional regulator, which produces MSGHSKWSSIKHKKAARDQKRGKVFTKMIKEITIAARLGGGDVNANPRLRTAVAAAKAGSMPNDNIDRAIKKGTGELGGGQLEQVAYEGYGPGGVALMLDVLTDNRNRTVSEIRFMLSKSGGNLGESGCVAWMFERRGAITVEKQAADEDRLIELALEAGAEDVIAADDAFQVMTPPDKLAAVRDALEAAKIAIAAAELTMAPKTTVKVSGHQAEQVLKLMEDLEEHDDVQSVAANFDIDDEVMAQFSAA
- the ruvC gene encoding crossover junction endodeoxyribonuclease RuvC, which translates into the protein MRIIGVDPGNAATGFGVVERCATLVWVGAGSIRSNGMSRGPGRLAALYEKLLNVIDEYSPAAMSLERSFVATNVQSAFTLGEARAVAMLAAAHRGLEVFEYTPTDVKLTIAGYGRADKAQVKRMVRRTLELDEATPLTDDAADALAIALTHLFRARLGLAIRAADAQRRIKSRVRA
- the ruvA gene encoding Holliday junction branch migration protein RuvA, whose translation is MIATLSGLILLRDAGRLIVETGGVGYEVFIPLSTYYRTPAAGAPVKLEIRQVVREDALTLYGFASSGEKRAFDLLMSVQHVGPKLALQVLSVLAPDELAAAITREDTARLDAVPGVGAKVAERIVRELRDKVGGLSLAAAAVVDGAVNGRAGGDGMLDDAISALINLGYKPVEAKRAVDAIGAPGAGDELEAIIRRSLAVILGEK
- the ruvB gene encoding Holliday junction branch migration DNA helicase RuvB, with amino-acid sequence MKDAQMKDLAPLDATITRERAAAPDAEAVAARRAASPAPAALMATAPAAGEEQTIDLSLRPRSITEFVGQERIKKILGMSIAAARQRGEVLDHVLFSGPPGLGKTSLAHIIARELGVNLRSTSGPAIERAGDLAAIVNDLDKGDVLFIDEIHRLARVVEEILYPAMEDFELNIVVGKGPGARTMRLAVKPFTMVGATTRSGLLSSPLRDRFGQHYHLDFYAHDELAEIVRRSARLLNVRMNDDGAAELAARARGTPRIANRLLRRVRDFAQVHDAAIVTREVALGALELLEIDACGFDRMDRAILAAIIDKFDGGPVGVESLAAAVGEEADTIGEVYEPYLLQEGFVARTARGRVATPRAYSHLGRTRRGALL